From one Tetragenococcus osmophilus genomic stretch:
- the ndk gene encoding nucleoside-diphosphate kinase, with protein sequence MIEQTLVIIKPDGLTRSLAGRIIQRFEDKQLQISQIKKEELSQAQLREHYHHLIEQPFFPKLMSYMMEGPVLLMVIEGENAITRTRKIVGVTDPMEAEMGSLRGDFGVDKTRNLIHASDSVDTAHEEIVRFFGE encoded by the coding sequence ATGATTGAACAAACCTTAGTAATTATAAAACCTGATGGCTTAACACGTTCCTTAGCGGGACGAATTATTCAACGTTTTGAAGATAAGCAGTTACAAATTTCTCAAATTAAAAAGGAAGAATTATCCCAAGCTCAGCTACGTGAACATTATCATCATTTAATTGAGCAGCCTTTTTTTCCGAAACTTATGAGTTATATGATGGAAGGCCCGGTACTTTTGATGGTAATTGAAGGGGAAAATGCCATTACAAGGACTAGAAAGATTGTGGGGGTTACTGATCCTATGGAAGCAGAAATGGGAAGTTTGCGTGGAGATTTTGGAGTAGATAAAACGAGAAACCTGATTCATGCTTCTGATTCTGTGGATACAGCTCACGAAGAAATCGTTCGTTTTTTCGGTGAATAA